One genomic region from Microcystis panniformis FACHB-1757 encodes:
- a CDS encoding PBP1A family penicillin-binding protein has protein sequence MSNQSPKTQISQLVTVAVQKLQGKVNFQAVNLKKGAIVPELRLKNENGSGESKYPLIGDRYLLGRSSSSCDITIRNTVVSQIHCSLQRDPKNPHNFLLTDENSTNGVYMGKRRLKSVSLRHGDTFTLAPPDLANCVTISYYCPPPLWAKLLRYGFYGAGGIFGLLVLAVIWESRRVNVYPLPSGVSGPVVVYARDGQTPLNPRRQETHQELDNLGDFSPYLPKAVVASEDSRFYWHFGVDPFGIVRAVMINWQGQGIRQGASTLTQQLARSLFPEVGRQNTADRKLREMVVALQLEAVYSKDTILKTYLNRVYLGLAGYGFEDAARFYFDKSARDLDISEAATLVAMLPAPNLFNPIQDYDTSVQLRNRVIDRMAQLGMISPEAAASARRSRIEISPQAKKSLSSTIAPYFYSYVFEELQDLLGEEVAKEGNFIVETSLDRRLQAIAEKSLKNNVLNQGPRYRYSQGALVTLNSQTGEILALVGGVDYQKSQFNRAIQAKRQPGSTFKVFAYAAALEKGISPYKTYTCAGLSWQGQAYSPCERSSGAINMFQGLAQSENSVALRIAREAGLSNVVNVAELLGVKSPLNPVPGLILGQSEVNVLEMTGAYGVFDHGGRWNRPHAIKRILDASDCKNVEDLSTCRVIYDYGKDSERNQQVISPKTAETMNSLLRGVITNGTGGAASIGMGEAGKTGTTNNYVDLWFIGYLPRRDWVTGIWLGNDNNSPTSGSSQQAARLWGDYHRQLITTQN, from the coding sequence ATGTCTAACCAGTCGCCGAAAACCCAAATTAGTCAACTTGTCACCGTTGCCGTGCAGAAATTGCAAGGAAAGGTGAATTTTCAGGCGGTAAATCTCAAAAAAGGGGCGATAGTTCCTGAATTACGCCTTAAAAACGAGAATGGCAGCGGGGAAAGCAAATATCCCCTCATTGGTGATCGCTATTTGTTAGGTCGTAGTTCCAGTTCCTGTGATATTACTATCCGTAATACCGTGGTGAGTCAGATTCATTGTTCCCTGCAGCGGGACCCGAAAAATCCCCATAATTTCCTGCTCACAGATGAAAACTCCACTAACGGGGTTTATATGGGTAAACGTCGTCTGAAAAGCGTTTCCCTGCGTCATGGTGATACCTTTACCCTGGCCCCTCCAGATTTAGCCAATTGTGTCACCATCTCCTATTACTGTCCCCCTCCCCTGTGGGCGAAACTTTTGCGCTATGGTTTCTATGGTGCGGGGGGTATTTTCGGTTTATTAGTTCTAGCGGTTATCTGGGAAAGTCGCAGAGTTAATGTTTATCCACTCCCTTCCGGGGTGAGCGGTCCGGTGGTGGTTTATGCTAGGGATGGTCAAACTCCCCTCAATCCCAGGCGACAGGAAACTCACCAAGAATTAGATAATCTGGGCGATTTTTCTCCCTATCTGCCCAAGGCGGTTGTCGCTTCCGAAGATAGTCGTTTTTACTGGCATTTTGGCGTTGATCCTTTCGGGATTGTCCGGGCTGTTATGATTAATTGGCAAGGTCAAGGCATTCGTCAAGGGGCCAGCACCCTGACTCAACAGTTAGCGCGTAGTTTATTCCCCGAAGTCGGTCGCCAAAATACTGCCGATCGCAAACTCCGGGAGATGGTTGTCGCCTTACAATTAGAAGCAGTCTATAGTAAGGATACAATTCTCAAAACCTATCTCAATCGAGTTTATCTCGGTTTGGCCGGTTACGGTTTTGAAGATGCAGCCCGCTTTTATTTCGATAAATCCGCTAGAGATTTAGATATCTCCGAGGCTGCCACCCTTGTGGCTATGTTACCCGCCCCGAATCTATTTAATCCCATTCAAGATTACGACACTTCCGTACAATTACGCAATCGTGTCATCGATCGCATGGCTCAATTAGGCATGATTTCCCCGGAAGCGGCCGCCAGCGCTCGCAGATCCCGCATTGAAATCAGTCCCCAAGCCAAAAAATCCCTGTCTAGTACGATTGCACCATATTTTTATAGTTACGTTTTCGAGGAATTACAGGATCTTTTAGGGGAAGAAGTGGCGAAAGAGGGCAATTTTATCGTTGAAACCAGTTTAGACCGCCGGCTGCAAGCGATCGCAGAAAAAAGCTTAAAAAATAATGTCTTAAACCAAGGCCCCCGCTATCGATACTCCCAAGGAGCTTTAGTTACCCTAAACAGTCAAACTGGGGAAATTCTCGCTTTAGTCGGGGGAGTTGATTATCAAAAAAGCCAATTTAACCGCGCTATCCAAGCTAAACGTCAACCCGGTTCCACTTTTAAGGTATTTGCTTATGCTGCCGCCCTAGAAAAGGGAATATCGCCCTATAAAACCTATACCTGCGCTGGACTCTCTTGGCAAGGACAGGCCTATTCTCCCTGTGAACGCAGTAGCGGGGCCATCAATATGTTTCAAGGTTTAGCGCAATCGGAAAATAGTGTCGCCCTTCGCATTGCTCGCGAGGCAGGATTAAGTAATGTGGTCAATGTGGCGGAACTTTTGGGGGTAAAATCACCTTTAAATCCCGTACCGGGGCTAATTTTAGGGCAAAGCGAGGTAAATGTCTTAGAAATGACCGGCGCTTATGGGGTTTTTGACCATGGCGGGCGCTGGAATCGTCCCCACGCCATTAAACGCATTCTCGACGCTTCCGACTGTAAAAATGTGGAGGATTTGAGTACCTGTCGGGTTATTTATGACTATGGCAAGGATAGCGAGAGAAATCAGCAGGTAATTTCCCCTAAAACCGCCGAAACGATGAATAGTTTATTGCGGGGGGTGATAACTAATGGGACAGGCGGCGCTGCCAGTATTGGCATGGGAGAAGCGGGTAAAACGGGAACTACTAATAATTATGTGGATCTCTGGTTTATCGGCTATCTTCCCCGTCGCGACTGGGTGACAGGCATTTGGTTAGGGAATGATAATAATTCTCCCACTTCCGGCAGTAGTCAACAGGCAGCCCGGTTATGGGGCGATTATCACCGTCAGTTAATCACTACACAAAACTAA
- a CDS encoding ISL3 family transposase, with the protein MWINFDQLLDLPNATVVNYQKIAQTIFLKLALLNETIECPNCHQTLDRINQTEYNLVRDLSILGNPVYLEVPRRQFHCQKCQKYISERLSFMRLRQHHTIRYESMIYERVKNCSIEEISREEGLGWSEVELIFNHCAKELEKEEWEAPERISLDEFSNLKGHKDFITTVVDMDKKILLDVIKGHKQEELMEALKAQPDAVREKVKEVSVDMWSGFTAVIKELFPNAKIIYDRFHVMAIINDELNKLRKLMGVHEKGLPHLLWKNKEDLKDEQKQQLEVILKEHPCLGIAWEMKEEIRQIYQSSRTFRGAERKLEKWIRIGGILYESSARMIQKHLPGICNYFENQTTNGLIEGMNTKIKLIKRMSYGFTNFEHLRLKLFACFNS; encoded by the coding sequence ATGTGGATAAATTTTGATCAACTCCTCGATTTACCAAATGCAACAGTGGTCAATTATCAAAAAATTGCTCAGACAATTTTCCTAAAGCTTGCTCTTTTAAATGAAACAATTGAATGTCCGAATTGCCATCAAACCTTAGACAGAATCAATCAGACAGAGTATAATCTAGTCAGAGACTTGTCAATATTAGGTAATCCAGTATATTTAGAAGTACCACGCCGTCAGTTTCATTGTCAAAAGTGCCAAAAGTATATCAGCGAAAGACTGAGTTTTATGAGATTAAGACAGCATCATACAATTCGCTATGAATCGATGATTTATGAGAGAGTAAAAAATTGTAGCATCGAAGAAATAAGTCGAGAAGAAGGGTTAGGATGGTCAGAAGTTGAGTTAATATTTAATCACTGTGCTAAAGAACTAGAAAAGGAAGAGTGGGAAGCACCAGAACGAATAAGCTTAGATGAATTTAGTAACTTAAAAGGACATAAAGATTTCATAACAACGGTCGTAGATATGGACAAGAAAATTTTACTAGATGTGATTAAAGGACATAAGCAAGAAGAATTAATGGAAGCCTTAAAAGCACAGCCAGACGCAGTTCGGGAGAAAGTGAAAGAAGTGAGCGTCGATATGTGGTCAGGATTTACAGCAGTGATCAAGGAATTATTTCCCAATGCTAAAATCATCTATGACCGTTTTCATGTAATGGCTATCATCAATGACGAGCTTAATAAATTGAGAAAGTTAATGGGGGTGCATGAAAAAGGATTACCTCATTTATTATGGAAGAATAAAGAGGACTTAAAGGACGAGCAAAAACAACAACTAGAAGTTATCTTAAAAGAACATCCATGCTTAGGAATAGCCTGGGAAATGAAAGAAGAAATTAGACAAATTTATCAAAGTAGTAGAACGTTCAGAGGTGCTGAGAGAAAATTGGAAAAATGGATAAGAATAGGCGGGATATTATATGAAAGTAGTGCCAGGATGATCCAGAAGCATTTGCCAGGTATTTGTAATTACTTTGAAAATCAGACAACCAACGGATTAATTGAGGGAATGAATACCAAAATAAAGCTTATTAAAAGAATGAGTTATGGATTTACCAATTTTGAACATCTTCGACTTAAGCTGTTTGCTTGCTTTAATTCATAA
- the ltrA gene encoding group II intron reverse transcriptase/maturase has translation MTTVQQMDKWKTWQDINWKKVERQVFKLQKRIFRASSCGDVKKVHRLQKLLLKSYSAKALAVRRVTQDNQGKKTAGVDGVKSLTPKQRLTLMTELNLGTKVKPTRRVWIPKPNGEKRPLGIPTMKDRALQALAKLVLEPEWEAKFEPNSYGFRVGRSCHDAIAGIFQAINKKAKYVLDADIAKCFDRIDHQKLLEKLNTYPTMRKQIKSWLKAGVIDDKQLFPTSEGTPQGGVLSPLLANIALHGLEELVMNLAPSFDMKRKDGTQMSVRDKIKSVTLIRYADDFVVLHENLGVILLIKKEIEGWLQNIGLELKPSKTRIAHTLREDESEQAGFDFLGFNIRQFPVGKYTSGKVRGNLLGFKTIITPNKESQIRHYRELKRIINTSKGINQAELIKRLNPVIRGWCNYFSTVVSQKIFERLTHILGHKLIKWGIKRHRNKGRKWISKRHFHTIGGNNWAFTTREENNPLRLYEHRETEIRRYVKVKGNASPYDGNLVYWSSRMGTHPEMPTEISKLLKKQKGKCTHCGHFLRDGDLMEIDHITPKSLGGNNSYNNLQLLHRHCHDEKTANDGSLGNKSDCNSVKPEPPIPDNYIWVKDMLVMT, from the coding sequence ATGACCACTGTTCAACAGATGGATAAATGGAAGACTTGGCAAGACATCAATTGGAAAAAGGTTGAACGTCAGGTTTTTAAGTTACAAAAACGAATTTTCAGAGCGTCTAGTTGTGGAGATGTCAAGAAGGTTCACAGACTCCAAAAATTATTGTTAAAGTCCTACAGTGCTAAAGCGTTAGCGGTGCGTAGAGTAACCCAAGACAATCAAGGAAAGAAAACCGCAGGTGTGGATGGAGTTAAATCTCTAACCCCAAAACAACGGTTAACCCTAATGACTGAACTAAACTTGGGAACAAAGGTCAAACCCACACGCCGAGTATGGATTCCCAAACCCAACGGCGAAAAACGACCTTTAGGAATACCTACCATGAAAGACCGTGCCTTACAAGCACTAGCTAAACTGGTACTAGAACCAGAGTGGGAAGCCAAATTCGAGCCTAACAGCTATGGATTTAGAGTAGGACGCTCTTGTCACGATGCTATAGCAGGGATATTCCAAGCCATTAACAAAAAGGCAAAGTATGTTCTTGATGCAGATATAGCTAAATGCTTTGACCGCATTGACCATCAAAAACTGTTAGAAAAACTTAACACCTACCCAACCATGAGGAAACAAATCAAATCATGGTTAAAAGCAGGAGTCATAGACGACAAACAGTTATTCCCAACCTCAGAAGGTACACCGCAAGGCGGAGTGTTATCGCCATTATTGGCAAATATAGCACTTCATGGGTTAGAGGAATTGGTTATGAATCTAGCACCCTCATTTGACATGAAACGCAAAGACGGGACACAAATGAGTGTTAGAGACAAAATAAAATCAGTGACCTTAATCCGATATGCAGACGATTTTGTGGTACTACATGAAAACCTAGGGGTTATTCTCCTAATCAAAAAGGAAATAGAGGGATGGTTACAAAACATCGGACTTGAGTTAAAACCAAGTAAAACAAGAATAGCCCACACACTGAGAGAAGATGAAAGCGAACAAGCTGGATTCGACTTTCTAGGGTTTAATATAAGACAATTTCCCGTCGGTAAATACACCTCGGGAAAAGTCAGAGGTAATCTGCTTGGTTTCAAAACAATAATAACCCCTAACAAAGAGAGTCAAATAAGACACTATAGAGAACTTAAACGCATCATAAACACCAGCAAGGGAATCAACCAAGCTGAACTCATTAAAAGGTTAAACCCTGTAATAAGAGGATGGTGCAATTACTTCTCAACAGTGGTTAGTCAGAAAATCTTTGAAAGATTAACCCACATCCTAGGGCATAAACTCATCAAATGGGGGATAAAACGCCATCGAAACAAAGGAAGAAAGTGGATTTCTAAAAGACACTTTCACACAATAGGTGGCAATAACTGGGCTTTCACAACCAGAGAAGAAAATAATCCTCTAAGGTTGTACGAACATAGAGAAACGGAAATCCGACGCTATGTGAAGGTCAAAGGGAACGCCTCACCCTACGATGGAAACCTAGTTTATTGGAGTTCAAGAATGGGGACTCATCCCGAAATGCCAACAGAAATTTCAAAACTGTTGAAAAAGCAAAAAGGGAAATGTACTCACTGTGGACACTTCTTAAGAGATGGGGATTTAATGGAGATAGACCACATCACCCCTAAATCACTAGGGGGGAATAACAGTTACAATAACCTCCAACTTCTTCATCGACATTGCCATGATGAAAAGACAGCCAATGATGGCAGTCTAGGCAACAAATCTGACTGCAATAGTGTCAAGCCAGAACCGCCCATACCAGATAATTACATCTGGGTAAAGGATATGTTGGTAATGACGTAG
- the ilvN gene encoding acetolactate synthase small subunit, with the protein MKHTLSVLVEDEAGVLTRIAGLFARRGFNIESLAVGPAEQMGVSRITMVVPGDEDSIEQLTKQLYKLINVLKVQDITQTPCVERELMLIKVNATAERRAEVIELAQVFRARIVDISEETLTIEVVGDPGKMVAIMQMLNKFGVREVARTGKIALIRESGVNTEYLKALEAKMAI; encoded by the coding sequence ATGAAACACACATTATCCGTATTAGTTGAAGATGAAGCGGGAGTCTTAACCCGTATTGCTGGATTATTCGCCCGTCGCGGCTTTAATATTGAAAGTCTGGCTGTGGGTCCGGCTGAACAGATGGGAGTTTCTCGGATTACGATGGTAGTACCCGGGGACGAGGACAGCATCGAACAGTTAACCAAACAACTTTACAAATTAATTAACGTCCTCAAGGTGCAGGATATCACCCAAACCCCTTGTGTGGAAAGGGAATTAATGCTGATTAAAGTTAATGCTACCGCCGAGCGCCGAGCGGAAGTGATCGAATTAGCGCAGGTATTTCGGGCCCGGATTGTGGATATTTCCGAGGAAACCCTGACCATCGAAGTGGTGGGGGATCCGGGTAAAATGGTGGCAATTATGCAAATGCTGAATAAATTTGGCGTTCGCGAGGTGGCCCGTACCGGTAAAATTGCTCTGATTCGCGAGTCGGGAGTCAATACGGAATACCTGAAAGCTTTAGAGGCTAAAATGGCAATTTAG